The sequence AAGAACCACTTCACCGCGTCATCGGTGCAGAAGAACTCGTCGAAGTAGTCTTTCGCGGGACCAAGGCCGCCGGCAGCTCATGCCGGCGGCCTTTTCTTTGCATGAGAGCTGGCACAATCCGCGGCGGGCAGCGGGCAGCGGCCAGCGACAATGACCCGGCAAACAGACACAACATGGGGAACACACTTCAATGCTGAACTTCGACGAATCCTTGCAGCTCGGCGGCAATCGCGAGCGCTTCTTTCGAATGCTGCAGGACAAGACCTTTTTTGAGCGTAAATACAAGGACATGCGACTGCAGACCGCCGAGGTGCTGGAGCACGAGGTCATCGGGGAGGTGGTCAAGGTGACGGTGCGCTACTCGGCTCCGCTGGGGAAGTCCTTGCCACCGATTGCGCAGAAATTCGTGGGCGACGAGATTGTCATCACCCAGTACGAGCAATGGGATTTCTCCACCGGTCAGGCCAACATGCGGCAGGAAGTCCGCAACGCGCCCGCCAAGATCGGGTCGGATATCGAGTTCAGCGAGTCTGCCGAGGGCGTACAGGTGGAGATGCATTGGCACGTCAATGTGAGCGTGCCGATGATCGGCGCCAAGCTGGAAAAAATGATCGGTGACACCTTGCGCATGATGATGAAGGCTGAGTTCCGCTCGTCGCGCAAGCTGCTCGCCGAATACTGAGCCGGGGGTACCTCATGCATTCCGTTGACCGGTCGTCGCCGGGGCTGTTCGATCAGCTTCTGAGCGTGCTCGCGGCCTTCTTCGGCGTCCAGAGCCGACGCAACCGCGAACGCGATTTCAAGCATGGTAAAGCCATCAACTTCGTGATTCTCGGCGTGGTGATGACTATCGTGTTTGTGATCGTGCTGGCGCTGGTTGTCAAGCTCGTGTTGCGTAGTGCCGGAGTCAGCTGAGGGCGCGCGAGGACATTACGCCGCGGCGGGTATGGCGCCCTTGAGCATGTACAGCGCGCTTTCGGCGAATAGGTTGGGGATGGATCTCGAAAGCCAGCCCTGGCGCTGCGCCGGCCCGGTGAAATTGCGTCGCAATATCGACCAGGCCTGCTCGTGGCACAGGGCTTCGAAGTCGTTGACCGTGCACAGGTGGATGTTTTCAGTGGAGTACCAGCGGCTCGGCAGGGCCGGCGTCATCGGCATGCGTCCGCGTACGAGCTGGGTTCGTGCACGCCAGTGGCCGAAGTTGGGAAACGTCAGCACGCCGACCTGGCCGACCCTGAGGATTTCCCGGATGGCGAGATCGGGATGCTGCAGGGCCTGTAGCGCCTGCGACATGACCACGTAGTCGAACGATTGGTCTCCGAACTCCTCGAGGCCGGCGTCGATGTCGGCTTCGATGACATTGACGCCATTTTCGATACAGCGCAGCACGTTGGCCGGATCGATCTCCAGGCCGTAGCCCGAGACGTCGCGGCTCTGCATCAGGTGCGCAAGCAGCGCACCGTCGCCGCAGCCGAGGTCGAGCACACGGGCGCCGGGCTCGATCCATTCGGCGATGATCCGCAGTTCCGGGCGCAGCGCGATCATGCGCCGACCTCGAGCGCCACACGGTTCAGGTAGGCGCGCAACAGCTGGTGATACTCCGGCAAGGGCATCAGGAAGTCGTCGTGTCCCAGTTGCGATTCGATCAGGGCATAGCTGACGTTCTTGCCGGCCGCGACCAGGGCCTGCACGATTTCGCGCGAGCGTTCCGGCGAGAAGCGCCAGTCTGCCTCGAACGCCAGGACGAAGAAGCGGGCGCTGGCATGCGACAGCGCGGCCACCAGATCATCACCGTAGTCGCGGGCCGGGTCGAAATAGTCCAGAGCCTTGGTCATCAGCAGGTAGGTGTTCGCATCGAAGCGATCCACGAACTGCTGGCCCTGATAACGAAGATAGCTTTCGACCTCGAACTCGACTTCGTAGTTGAACTGCATGTGGCCACCGCGCAGCACCCGTCCGAATTTGGCGCGCATCGCCTCGTCGGAGAGGTAGGTGATGTGCCCGAGCATGCGCGCCAGCTTGAGCCCGCGCGAAGGCACCGTGCCGTGCTCGTAAAAGTGGCCGTCGTGAAAGTCCGGGTCTGACAGGATGGCCTGACGCGCGATTTCATTGAAGGCAATGTTCTGCGCCGAAAGCTTGGGCGCCGCAGCGATGACGATGGCGTGCCGGATGCGTTCCGGCAGATCGATCGCCCACTGCATGATCTGCATGCCACCCAGGCTGCCGCCAATGCCGGCCGCCCATTGCCGGATGCCCAGATGATCGGCCAGCAAGGCCTGGGAGCGCACCCAGTCGCGAACGGTGACGATGGGGAAGTCTGGCCCCCAGTGCTTGCCGGAGTCCGGATTGATGGTTCCCGGCCCGGTGGAGCCGCGACAGCCGCCAAGGTTGTTGAGGCACACCACGAAGAAGCGATCGGTATCGATCGGCCGCCCCGGCCCGATGCAGTTGTCCCACCAGCCCGGCTTGCGGTCGCCGGCAGCATGGAAGCCGGCGGCATGATGGTCACCGGACAGTGCGTGGCAGATCAGAATGGCGTTGCTACGGTCGGCATTGAGCCGGCCATAGGTTTCCACCATCAGCTCGTGCTGCGCCAGGGTGCGGCCGCAGTCCAGCAACAGTGGCGCATCCAGCGTGATGCGCTGCGGTACGACGATGCCGAGGCCGCCGAATTCCTCCGGCTCGGGGGACGAATCGTTCACTTCAGCGCAGAATCCCCGGAACGCCGATCAGGCGGGCGAGCACCTGGAGCAGCAGGATGACCACCAGCGGAGACAGGTCGAGCCCGGAGATTGGTGGAATCACGCGGCGCACGGGGCGCAACAATGGCTCGTTGAGGCTCCACAGAATGCTGCCAGCCGGATTGTTGTAGCCCGGGCCGACCCAGGACAGCACGGCCTGGATCAGCAGCGAAAAGGTATAGATCTGCAACGTCAGCCATGCCATTTTCAGCACGGCGAACCACAGCGCCTGAATCAGCGGCACGCCCAGGCCGAGGATCGCGAAGATCACGTAGATGTAGATCACCGTGCAGACATAGGTGACGAGAATTCCCGCTACGTCGATATTGCGGTAGCGCGGCAGTACGCGCCCCGGCAGATCGACCAGCGGCTGCGTGACCTTCCAGATCACCTGGCATACCGGGTTGTAGAAGTCCGCACGGACCAGCTGCAGCAGAATCCTCAGGATCATCACCATCAGGTACAGCTGCAGCAGCGTGTTGACCAAAAAATAAAACGCGTTGTTCACATTCGCGGACATGACATTCCTTTCAGCTGCGGTCCAGTTCGTCACCCAGTTCCGCGGCGCGGCGGGCTGCGCATTCGAGCGCGGCATTGTAGAGCTTGCGGACGCCGCCGTTCTCCAGCGATTCGATGGCCGCCGCCGTGGTGCCACCCTTGGAGGTGACCTTGAGGCGCAGCGCTTCGGCATCCTCGTCGCTGTCGCTGAGCATGCGCGCGGCGCCGGCGATGGTGTGCGTGGCCAGCTGGCGCGCCGTGTCTGCCGGCAGGCCCAGCGCGATGCCGGCATTGCACATCATTTCGCACAACTGGAACACGTAGGCTGGGCCGGAGCCGGACACGGCGGTGAGTGCGTCGAGCATCGGCTCGGTTTCCACCCAGCAGGTCTCGCCGACGGCGCCGAGCACGTATTGCGCGGCTTCGCGGGCCGAGACTTGCGTCTCCGGCGGCGCATACAGGCCACTCATGCCGGCGCGGTAGAGCGCTGGCGTGTTCGGCATGCTGCGTACGATTTGGACTTGCGGGCCGAGCCAACGGCGCAGACTGTCGATGCGGATACCTGCTGCGATCGAGATCACGGCGCTGCCGCTGGGGAAGCTGAGCCCGTGCACGGCGGTTTGGAGCGCCTGCGGCTTGATGGCGAGTACCACGGCCTGCGCGTCACGCACGGCCTCGGTCGCGCTGTTCGCATTGCTGATGCCGTACTGTCGACCCAGCGCGTCCGCCTTGGCCCGATCGGTATCAACGACCGCAATCGCTCCAGGCTCGTGGCCGGAAGCGACCAGTCCGCCGATCAGGCTCGCAGCCATGTTGCCGCCGCCGATGAAGGCAATCGTCTCTGTCATGTTCCTGGAAAGCTCGTTCGAGCCGGTTGCTGAGTTCAGCCGCCTATAATACTGGGCTGCCTGCAAAGCCGCTGCCACTCCGATGGCGACGCGGCGGCGCGGACGGCGCCACTTTCAACCGGATAGCCAGGTGAACGAAATTGCAGGACGCACCGCGCGCGAACGCGCGCGGCTGCTGCACGACTATCGCGCGCGCATCGACAACGCACGGGTCTATGACGTGGCGATCCGCAGTCCGCTGGATGAGGCGCCGCGGTTGTCCGCGCGGATGGGCAACCGTGTTCTGCTCAAACGCGAGGACGCGCAGCCGGTCTATTCCTTCAAGTTGCGCGGTGCCTATAACCGCATCGTCCGGCTGTCGGATGCTGAGCGCCGCCGTGGCGTGATCTGCGCTTCGGCCGGCAACCACGCGCAAGGCGTGGCGCTGGCCGCCCAGCGTCTGGGAATACCCGCATGGATCGTGATGCCGCGGACCACGCCGCAGATCAAGGTGGATTCGGTACGGTCCCTGGGGGCACGCGCGGTGCTGCACGGTGATGCCTATGACGATGCCGCCGAGCATGCCGCGGCACTCTGTGCCGCCAAGGGACTCAGCTACATCCCTCCGTATGACGATCCGGAGATCATTGCCGGGCAGGGCACGGTGGCGCGCGAAATCGTCGCCCAGCATCCGGGCCCGATCGATGCCGTGTTCGTGCCGGTGGGCGGCGGCGGTCTGATTGCCGGCGTGGCCGCGTACCTCAAGGCGGTACGGCCCGAAGTGAGGATTATCGGCGTCGAGCCGAGCGATTCGAACTGTCTGGCTGCGGCGATGAAGGCCGGTCGTCGCGTGAGCTTGCCACAGGTGGGCCTGTTCGCCGACGGTGTGGCGGTGCGTCAGATCGGCAAGGAGAATTTTCGCCTGGCGCGCCATTTTGTCGATGAAGTGATCACGGTCGAGATCGACGAGATCTGCGCGGCGATCCGCGACATGTTCAATGAAAGGCGCGCGGTTCCCGAACCCGCAGGTGCACTGGGCATTGCCGGCATCAAGCGCTGGGTGGTACAGCACGGCGTGCGCGACCAGACCCTGTGCGCGATCGTCAGCGGTGCCAATGTCAATTTCGATCGGCTCCGGCATATCGCGGAGCGTGCGGAGCTGGGCGATGCCAATGAGGCGCTGTTGGCCGTTACGATCCCCGAGCGTCCAGGCAGCTTTCGGCGCTTCTGCCGGGAGCTGGGCCGCCACAACATCAGCGAGTTCAACTATCGCTATGCGGATGCCCAGGGCGCGCATGTGTTCGTCGGCGTGAAACTGGCCGGAGGACGCGACGAAGCGGCCCAAGTGCTTGAAGGCCTGCGTGCCTCGGGTTACGCGGTCGTCGATCTGTCCGGTGACGAGATCGCGAAGGTCCACATCCGCTACATGGTCGGCGGGCGCGCTCCGGGTCTGAGTGATGAGCGCCTGTTTCGTATCGAATTCCCGGAGCGGCCAGGCGCCTTGCTCAACTTCCTGAGCCGACTGGGTGACCAGTGGAACATCTCACTGTTTCACTACCGCAACCACGGCGCCGCGCATGGGCGGGTTCTCGTTGGTCTGCAGGTGCCGCGACGTGAACGTGCCGAAAACCGCCGTGTGCTCGACGAAATCGGCTACCCCTGGTGGGAGGAATCGGAGAATCCGGGTTACGAGCTGTTTCTGGGCACCGCTTGACGGCATCAGGTGCGCGACAACAGCCTTTTCGCCTCACGCCTCACGCCTCACGCCTCACGCCTCACGCCTCACGCCTCACGCCTCACTCAAGCGCCATGATCCGCCGCCAATGCTCCGGTGCGACCGGCAGGATCGAGAGCCGGTTGCCTTTCGCGATCAACTTGAAGCCAACCAGTTCGTCGGCGTGCTCGCGGAGCTCGGACAGCAGTATCGGGCGCTTGAGATGGCGCTGGTAGCGGACATCCACCAGCAGCCAGCGCGGTTCCTCCGGCTTTGCGCCGGCGTCGTAATGATGGTGCTTAGAATCGAACTGCGTCGGATCGGGATAGGCGTTGCTCGCTATTTCGGCCAGTCCATAGATACCGGGTGCGGCGCAGTTGGAATGGTAGAAAAGGACGCCGTCCCCAGGCTTCATCCGGTCACGCATGAAGTTGCGTGCCTGATAGTTGCGCACCCCGTCCCAGGGCTCGGTCTGCTTTGGGCGCTTCTTCAGATCGTCGATACCGAAGCTGTCAGGCTCCGATTTCATCAACCAGTAGGCCATCAGAGCTTCTTGTCGCTGTCCGGCACGAACATGATCGGCACGTCGACATTGTCGACTGCCTGCAGGTCGTAGAGGAACTTGAGTATCACATCCTGCACCACGGTATAGAAGGCGCGTCCCGGCTCGACCAGGGCGGCGCGTTCGGGCGGTGTGACCTTGCCGATCGCGGTGTGGAACTCGTGATCGTAGCGGCCGAGGCGATCTTCGCCGGATTCATCGCGATAGACCACGGTGAACTTGTAACGGTCGATGACCTGCTGGCCGTCGTAGCCCATGGTCATGCCGGCCTTGATTCCGGCTGCTCGGGCCTGTTTGGGGTCGTAGGAATTCTCGGCGGTGACCGTGATGCTCGCCTTCACGGCGGGGTCGGTCGTCGGCAGCATCACCTTGCTGTGACGCAACACGTTTTCGACGTCGGCCTTGAGCTGGCGCGAACTGCCCTCGTCGGATTTTCCGTTGCTTTCGTAGTTCGCCTCGACATGCACCGGGACCAAGCGTGCGGGGTGCTTGAGTTCTTCGTAGCGGACCGTCTCGAAATCCGGCATCACGAAGGACTGCACCGTGGGACCACAGGCGCTCAGGCTGAGGCATACCGTGGTCGAAATCACTGGCCAGGCCGACGAAAACAAGCGCATGCGGTCAAATTCCTTGTAGGGGGCGAAGGGAGTGTCGCATGTCGGACGATTGTCGGGAAACTGGTGCAAAGCGCCCACAGTTGGCGTGAACTTGGCATGATCCCATGGGGCGGTTGCCGCGCCGTACGGCTCAGCGGTTCCGGAATCGGCGGATGCCAGCTGGTGTAATCAGGCCGTGCAGCCGAATGTCCCAGGCCTGATGCGGCAATGGCTGGTCCGACAGCTGTTCGAGATGGGCGTACCCGAGGCGCAGAGGGCGCCGCCCAGCCGCGTGGCTCGCGAACCATCGATCATAGTAGCCGCCACCGGCACCGAGGCGGAATCCACGCTTGTCCACCGCCAGCAGCGGAACCAGGACCACATCAATCACGCGCGCTGCGATCCGCCGTTGCCGCTTCGGTTCGGCGATGCCGTAGCGATTCGCGGCATGTCGAACGGTGTGATGGGTTTTGCCGAGGCGCACGAAGTTCATGCGTCCCGCAACGGGCGTCAGCTTGGGCACCAAGACCTTAATGCCGCGGCGTTGCAGCTTGCCGATCAGCGGCCAGGTATCGAGTTCGCTGCCGTGAGGCAGATAGACGGCAACGCAGCGTGCGCCGTGTCTGAGCAGAAACGCATCGGCGCGACGGGCGGCGCGGGCTGCGTCATAGAGGCGTTGGGCGCGTGGAATGGCCTTGCGCTGCGCACGAAAAAGCCGACGCAATGGCTGCTTCGCGTCGGCTTGTGAAATCAAGGTGTCTCCCGCCTGTGCCGTCATCCGTTATCGACCTTGAGACAAAGTCTCAAGTGGGCACCTCACCACGCTATCGGGCTTCCCGTTACAAGACGGGCCTGCACGCCAAACGCGGATCTGGTTCCCGGGTCAGGTAAATAGGCTCAAGGGGTTCCAAACAGACATCGAACACCGCAGGAGACACCCCGCCATTATCCCCGTGTCGGCTCGGGGAATAAAGGTTCAGAGCCAATCAGTTGAACATCGGGTGCCGAAGACCGGCGCCAGAATCGGACGCTTGGCCCTTCAATCCGTGGAAGCCAGGGTGCTGTCGATGTCCAGACACAGTTGGCTGAGTCGTTCGATCGTCTTCGCGTTGGCGCCGGGAGCGATGGGCTCGACGCCCTGGTGCTCAAGCAATTCGCGGGCGATATTCAGCGCCGCCATCACGGCAATCCTTTCCACGCCAAGTGCCTTGCCGCGTTTGCGGATCGCGTTCATGCGCTCGTTGAGGAACTCGGCGGAGGCGATGAGCGCCTCGTGCTCTTCCTGTGGGCAGGCCACGCTGTATTCGCGCCCCATGATTCTCACAGTGACTGTCAGGGAGGCGGGGCCACTCATCCGTCCTGCTCCAGTTCGAGCGATTTGATTCGTTCGACGATGCCTTCAACGCGTTTGCGTAACTCGGCATTCATCGCGAGCAGCCGGTCGCGCTCCTGCAGCGCACGGCGACGCTCGAGGCGGGCCTGGCGATAGGCGGCCAGGAGTCGCTGGAGGCGGTCCTCGAGTTGCGCGAGCTCGTGGTCGAGCATCGGTCTTGATCCGGGAAAAGCGAATGGGCGGCGCCAGTATAACGCCGCCCATCGGGCTTCCGTGAAGACCTTTTCAGTCGCCGCTTGCAGTGTTCGTTGGAGAACCTGGACGGACGAGGGTCTGGAGCCTAGCGCAATACGATGTACATGGAGGCCGGTCCGCGCCGGACCAGCAACAGCAGCTCCTTCTGGTCTTTGACCGCCTTGCTGAAACTCGCCATGTCGGTAACGTTTCGACGATTGACGCTGTCGATCACGTCTCCGGGGCGCAAGCCGGCATAGGCAGCCGCCGAGCCGGCGTCGATGCTGCGAATCATCACGCCCTCGACCTGGCCCGCCAGCGGGTGGTCGTCGGGAATCGGGCCGAAGGTCGCGCCGTCCAGCAGGTCGCTGGGCGCTTCGCCCGGCGCGCCGCTCTCGGTGCTGTCGCCGATCTTGATGCGTTCCTTGCGCTCCTTGCCGTCGCGAATGAGCGTCACCGTCACCGTGTCGCCCACCCGTTTGAGGCCGATCGCATTCTTCAGCATCAACATGTTTCGGACTTCCTGTCCGTCGACCGCAACGATCACGTCCTCGGTCTTGAGCCCGGCCTTGTCGGCCGGGGAGTCGGGCAGCACCTGAGTCACCACGGCGCCGTGGCGACCATCCAGGCCGAAGGCACGCGCCAGCTCCGGACTCAAGGGTTGGCCGGTGATGCCGATGAATCCGCGCTTGATGTCACCGAACTCGATCAGCTGGTCCATGATGCTCTTGGCCAGATTGGTCGGGATGGCGAAGCCGATGCCGATGTTGCCGCCGCTGCGCGACAGGATCTGACTGTTGATGCCGACCAGTTCACCGCGCAGGTTGACCAGTGCACCGCCCGAGTTGCCGGGGTTGATCGCTGCGTCCGTCTGAATGAAGTCCTGCAGGCCCTCGGTGCTGGTGGCGCGCCCCAGCGCACTGACGATGCCCGAGGTGACTGTTTGGCGCAGGCCGAAGGGGTTGCCGATGGCGACGACGAAGTCGCCGACTTCGAGTTTGTCCGAATCCGCGACCGGAAGCGCCGACAGTTTCTCCGGGTCCTCCAGCTGGAGCACGGCGATGTCGGTATCGGCGTCACTGCCGATGACCTTGGCCTTGAAGGTGCGTTCGTCCGCCAGGGTGACTTCCACCTTGTCGGCCTGCTCGATGACGTGGTGGTTGGTCAGCACATAGCCTTTGCGGGCATCGACGATCACGCCCGAACCCACTGGCTGCGGCTGCGCGCTGCGCGGCTGCTGTTGCTGCTCCGGCACACCAAAAAAGCGGCGGAAGAACGGATCCTGCAACAGCGGATTCTGCATCTGCTCGTACTTGGGCACGATGGAGACGTTGACCACGGCCGGCAGCACCTGCTTGATCATCGGCGCCAGGGTCGGCACTTCGGTCTGCACCACCGGAGACGCGTCGGCGACGGCGACCGGACTGAAATCCGGACCGGACCGCAGCAACACGGTGACCGCTGCGGCCAGCACCGCGACCAGGCTGTAACGCAATAAGTTCATCTCGATTCCTTGAATCCTGACGATCGTCGCAAGGGCATTCATGCCCATAGTCCACGAAGACTCCCGCCGTATGACCTTTGTCGACGGTCGGAGGTTCCTGCCGCGCCGCCGATCAGCTTATGCGAACGGCGGGATTCAGCGTATAGAGGCCGACGATCTTCGCCGAGCCCAGAACATGCCCGTCCGCGGCCGCGCGAACATCGGCGGCAGTGAATTCGCCTTCCACCGGAAGGGTCGCCACGTCGAGTGCGAGCAGTTCGAAATGGTAGTGGTGAGGGCGTTCGTCGTTCCAGGGCGGGCAGGGACCGTCGTAACCCTTGTAGCGACCTGCCATATCGGCATCGCCATCGAACCAGGACGTGTAGTCGTTGAGGCCCTGGCGGCTGCCGTCCGGTCCGACCGGTGTCTGCTTGCCCTTGGGTGTGACGCCCTCGCTGCAGGCGCCCTCGGCGATGCCACAGGTGTCGGCCGGGATGTCGATCATCGCCCAGTGGACAAACTCGACGCGCGGCAGGTCCGCCGGAACGGACCGACCCTCCTGGTTCACGTCGTCGGGCTGGCTTGGTGCGTCATGGTCGATACCTAACAGCGCGAAACTGCGCGTGCCGTCAGGCACCTGCGTCCAGCTCAATTCGGGATTGAGGTTCTGTGACAGCTTTAGGTGCTCGACCGCGTCAATGACCGCGAACGCGCAACGGCCCGGAATGGCGCCGCCGTCGAAAAAGCTTTGACTGGTGAGTTTCATCGAATCCTCCTCAGTGATGGTCGAACTGCCGGGTCAGCGCAATGGATTCCAGCGGCCCAGCGCGCCACGTGCCAGCCGGCTCCATGCGCTCTGCAGCCGTTCCGGCAGACGTTTCGGCCGATGGTAGCGAACCGAGTACAGATCGTGTTCGCTGAACCGGCCCAGCAGATAGTCGTCGCTGGTCTTGATCTCATCGACCAGCTTCAGCTCCAGCGCGCGCGTGCCGAACCAGTGTTCTCCGGTCGCGACCGCGTCGATCGCAAGTTGCGGCCGGTGTTCGGTGACGAACGACTTGAACAGCGCATGCGTTTCGTCCAGTTCCTCCCGGAACTTGGCGCGCGCCTCGTCGGTATTTTCCCCGAACAAGGTTAACGTGCGCTTGTGCTGACCGGCCGTATGCAGTTCGAAGTCGACCTTGTGCTCGTCGAGCAGGCGATGGAAATTGGGCAATTGGGCGACCACGCCGATCGAGCCCAGAATCGCGAACGGCGCCGCGATGATCCGGTCGGCGACGCAGGCCATCAAATAGCCGCCGCTCGCCGCGACTTTGTCGACGGCGACCGTGAGGCGCAGGCCACGACCGCGAATTCGCGCCAGCTGGGACGCGGCGAGACCATAGCCATGCACCAGTCCGCCTTCGCTTTCGAGACGGACCAGTATCTCGTCCTCGGGTTCGGCGACCTGCAGCACCGCGCTGATCTCCTCGCGCAGATGCTCAACCGCGGAGGCCTCGAGGTCGCCATCGAAATCGAGCACGAATATCCGGCTGCGCGCTTTGCTGCCGCCCAGCTTTAGGGACTTTTGCTCGCGCTTCTCCTCGCGTCGACGATCGCGGTGGTGGCGTTTCAGCTGAGCCGGCGCCAGCATTGATTCGTAGAGTACGTCCGCATGATCGCGAAAGCGTTCGTTCAGACTCTGCACGTACAATGTCGAGGTCGATGCTTTGGCCTGTCGGACCGCGCCGACAATGCCGCTGACGATGAAGACCACGGCAAGCACCAAAGTCGCAGCCTTGGCCAGAAACGTCAGATAATCGAAAAGATAAGCCACTGTGGTGGAACTCTTTGATGAGTGGACGGAATTGCGGGGTCGCTAGTCTAGCGGCGATGTTGTAGATTTGTTCATATTTGGCGGGACGCCCATTGATTTCTGAACAGGGCGCGGCCAAACTGTTGCACGGCAGCATTTTGCAGATGCTGACGTGTCCGGCGCTGATTTCCATCCCTCGGTGGAAGCGGTGAAGAATAAGCAAGACAGAATTCAGTCTTTTGGGAGAGTCGTTATGCGGGCGTCCAGCGTTTTAGCGCTATTGGGAGCTGCATGTATTTTCAGCTCATCGGCATTCGCCGAAGAGTACAAGGAGATGCGCCCCTATTTCACGGAGAGTCTCACCTATACCTTCGCCGATTCCGAGCGCAATGCGGATGATGCTTGGGGTGGGTATATCGGTCTGGGTTCGGCGCTGACCGAGTACTGGGGCCTGGAAGCCGGTCTGTTCTATCAGGCTTTTCCCATGGGCGGAAATTCCGATCCGAATCGCTGGGAAGAGTGGGGCGTTGAAGCCAATGCTCTTTACTTCTATTCGCGCAAGCCGAGTTTCTCGCCGTACTTCAAGTTCGGTCTGGGTACGGCATGGACCGACCTGGAAACGCCGGCTGGTGACGCCGACACTCGCCAGCCGTTCTATCAGGCCGGCCTCGGCTTCATGAGCGCCTTCAAGTACTTCACCCTGCGCGGCGATGTCGCCTACCGCTATACCGACGCCAAGTTCTCGGGCTTTGACGATTTCCAGGAGCCGCAGCTGCGCCTGGGTATCGCGATCCCGATCGGCAAGGCCGAAGTCGCGGAAGCCGACGACACGATGACCGCCCCAGTCACCGATTCGGATGGTGATGGCGTGCTCGACGATCGCGACCAGTGCCCCGGCACTCCTCGCGGCGTTCGCGTCGATGCCAAGGGTTGCCCGATCGATACGGACGGCGACGGCGTGCCCGATTACCTCGACAAGTGCCCGGCCACTCCGGCAGGTACGCCGGTGGATTCCAGCGGTTGCCCGCTGGCGACCAAGGTCGACCGCAAGTTCGAGGATGTGAACTTCGGGTTCGATCGCTTCGACCTGACCGACTACGCTCGAGTGACCCTCGACAAGACGGCGGCCGAGATCAACACCATGGTCCAGAAGAACCCGGGTGTGCGTATCGAGGTTGAAGGTCACACCGACTCGATTGGCACCAACGAGTACAACCAGGCGCTGGGTGTGCGTCGTGCCACTGCGGTCAAGGATTACCTGATCCGCAAGGGTGTGAGCGGCGATGTGATCACCACGCGCAGCTACGGTGAGACCAAGCCGATCGCCACCAACGACACGGCCAAGGGACGCCTGCTCAACCGTCGCACCGAGATTCGCGCGACGTCCGAGTAAAGGTCACCGACCGTAGTAGTGTCATCAAGCCCTCGCCGGTTTATCCGGCGGGGGCTTTCTCTTTGTCGGCTTTCGCCGACGTTTGATCGCCCGCGGCTTGCT is a genomic window of Gammaproteobacteria bacterium containing:
- a CDS encoding 5-formyltetrahydrofolate cyclo-ligase, producing the protein MRRLFRAQRKAIPRAQRLYDAARAARRADAFLLRHGARCVAVYLPHGSELDTWPLIGKLQRRGIKVLVPKLTPVAGRMNFVRLGKTHHTVRHAANRYGIAEPKRQRRIAARVIDVVLVPLLAVDKRGFRLGAGGGYYDRWFASHAAGRRPLRLGYAHLEQLSDQPLPHQAWDIRLHGLITPAGIRRFRNR
- the proC gene encoding pyrroline-5-carboxylate reductase; translation: MTETIAFIGGGNMAASLIGGLVASGHEPGAIAVVDTDRAKADALGRQYGISNANSATEAVRDAQAVVLAIKPQALQTAVHGLSFPSGSAVISIAAGIRIDSLRRWLGPQVQIVRSMPNTPALYRAGMSGLYAPPETQVSAREAAQYVLGAVGETCWVETEPMLDALTAVSGSGPAYVFQLCEMMCNAGIALGLPADTARQLATHTIAGAARMLSDSDEDAEALRLKVTSKGGTTAAAIESLENGGVRKLYNAALECAARRAAELGDELDRS
- a CDS encoding EVE domain-containing protein; translation: MAYWLMKSEPDSFGIDDLKKRPKQTEPWDGVRNYQARNFMRDRMKPGDGVLFYHSNCAAPGIYGLAEIASNAYPDPTQFDSKHHHYDAGAKPEEPRWLLVDVRYQRHLKRPILLSELREHADELVGFKLIAKGNRLSILPVAPEHWRRIMALE
- a CDS encoding YggT family protein, with the translated sequence MSANVNNAFYFLVNTLLQLYLMVMILRILLQLVRADFYNPVCQVIWKVTQPLVDLPGRVLPRYRNIDVAGILVTYVCTVIYIYVIFAILGLGVPLIQALWFAVLKMAWLTLQIYTFSLLIQAVLSWVGPGYNNPAGSILWSLNEPLLRPVRRVIPPISGLDLSPLVVILLLQVLARLIGVPGILR
- a CDS encoding homoserine O-acetyltransferase; its protein translation is MNDSSPEPEEFGGLGIVVPQRITLDAPLLLDCGRTLAQHELMVETYGRLNADRSNAILICHALSGDHHAAGFHAAGDRKPGWWDNCIGPGRPIDTDRFFVVCLNNLGGCRGSTGPGTINPDSGKHWGPDFPIVTVRDWVRSQALLADHLGIRQWAAGIGGSLGGMQIMQWAIDLPERIRHAIVIAAAPKLSAQNIAFNEIARQAILSDPDFHDGHFYEHGTVPSRGLKLARMLGHITYLSDEAMRAKFGRVLRGGHMQFNYEVEFEVESYLRYQGQQFVDRFDANTYLLMTKALDYFDPARDYGDDLVAALSHASARFFVLAFEADWRFSPERSREIVQALVAAGKNVSYALIESQLGHDDFLMPLPEYHQLLRAYLNRVALEVGA
- a CDS encoding DUF2505 domain-containing protein, producing MLNFDESLQLGGNRERFFRMLQDKTFFERKYKDMRLQTAEVLEHEVIGEVVKVTVRYSAPLGKSLPPIAQKFVGDEIVITQYEQWDFSTGQANMRQEVRNAPAKIGSDIEFSESAEGVQVEMHWHVNVSVPMIGAKLEKMIGDTLRMMMKAEFRSSRKLLAEY
- the metW gene encoding methionine biosynthesis protein MetW; translated protein: MRPELRIIAEWIEPGARVLDLGCGDGALLAHLMQSRDVSGYGLEIDPANVLRCIENGVNVIEADIDAGLEEFGDQSFDYVVMSQALQALQHPDLAIREILRVGQVGVLTFPNFGHWRARTQLVRGRMPMTPALPSRWYSTENIHLCTVNDFEALCHEQAWSILRRNFTGPAQRQGWLSRSIPNLFAESALYMLKGAIPAAA
- the ilvA gene encoding threonine ammonia-lyase, biosynthetic, whose product is MATRRRGRRHFQPDSQVNEIAGRTARERARLLHDYRARIDNARVYDVAIRSPLDEAPRLSARMGNRVLLKREDAQPVYSFKLRGAYNRIVRLSDAERRRGVICASAGNHAQGVALAAQRLGIPAWIVMPRTTPQIKVDSVRSLGARAVLHGDAYDDAAEHAAALCAAKGLSYIPPYDDPEIIAGQGTVAREIVAQHPGPIDAVFVPVGGGGLIAGVAAYLKAVRPEVRIIGVEPSDSNCLAAAMKAGRRVSLPQVGLFADGVAVRQIGKENFRLARHFVDEVITVEIDEICAAIRDMFNERRAVPEPAGALGIAGIKRWVVQHGVRDQTLCAIVSGANVNFDRLRHIAERAELGDANEALLAVTIPERPGSFRRFCRELGRHNISEFNYRYADAQGAHVFVGVKLAGGRDEAAQVLEGLRASGYAVVDLSGDEIAKVHIRYMVGGRAPGLSDERLFRIEFPERPGALLNFLSRLGDQWNISLFHYRNHGAAHGRVLVGLQVPRRERAENRRVLDEIGYPWWEESENPGYELFLGTA
- a CDS encoding DUF2970 domain-containing protein, which encodes MHSVDRSSPGLFDQLLSVLAAFFGVQSRRNRERDFKHGKAINFVILGVVMTIVFVIVLALVVKLVLRSAGVS